From Chelatococcus sp. YT9, a single genomic window includes:
- a CDS encoding bifunctional (p)ppGpp synthetase/guanosine-3',5'-bis(diphosphate) 3'-pyrophosphohydrolase, with translation MMRQYELVERVKRYDPNADEALLDRAYVYAMRAHGSQKRASGDLFFSHPLEVAAILTDLKLDDATIVAAVLHDTIEDTDATREEIDRLFGPEIGALVDGLTKIKKLDFVSKKATQGENFRKLLLAIAADVRVLLVKLADRLHNMRTLHFMQPAKRVRIAEETLEIYAPLAGRMGIQWMRDELEDLAFRTLKPEAFETINKRLEEVTRNNGQLIEAIENDLTARLADRAIPAVVTGRRKRPYSIWRKMERKSVAFEQLSDIFAFRIIVKTIDDCYRALGVVHTTWPMVPGRYKDYVSTPKQNDYRSIHTTVIGPGHQRVELQLRTEEMDAIAEYGIAAHSAYKEGGSSAAQGAGESRAYQWLRRTVDLLAEGDNPEEFLEHTKLELFHDQVFCFTPKGRLIALPRRATPIDFAYAVHTDVGNTAVGCKINGRIAPLLSELQNGDEVEIIRAQEQVPPAAWESLVTTGKARAAIRRATRTAVRRQYAGLGRQIIERAFERAGKAFGEDKLKAALPRLARISVEDVLASVGRGEMFSGDVVKAVYPEFKDERRPTVDGAVGHGWFGLKSDTSFKFKVPGGPENAGDGYAIPIRGIASDLPVRFAPAGGAVPGDRIVGILTPGEGVTIYPIQSPALADVENEPDRWLDVRWDIDEHNAQRFPARIKLNSINEPGSLAQITQVIAEHDGNIENIGMSRRTPDFTDLVIDLSVWDLKHLNAIISELRAKPVVSKIERSVG, from the coding sequence ATGATGCGGCAATATGAATTGGTCGAGCGCGTCAAGCGTTACGATCCCAATGCGGACGAGGCCCTCCTCGACCGCGCCTACGTCTACGCCATGCGTGCCCATGGATCGCAGAAGCGCGCCTCCGGCGATCTGTTCTTCTCGCATCCGCTCGAGGTCGCGGCGATTCTCACCGATCTCAAGCTTGACGACGCGACCATCGTCGCTGCGGTGCTCCATGACACCATCGAGGACACGGACGCGACGCGGGAAGAGATCGACCGCCTCTTCGGCCCCGAGATCGGCGCACTCGTCGATGGGCTCACCAAGATCAAGAAGCTCGACTTCGTCTCGAAGAAGGCCACTCAGGGCGAGAATTTCCGCAAGCTCCTTCTCGCGATCGCGGCCGACGTCAGAGTGCTGCTCGTCAAACTCGCCGACCGCCTGCACAACATGCGGACGCTGCACTTCATGCAGCCGGCCAAGCGCGTCCGCATCGCGGAGGAAACATTGGAGATTTATGCGCCGCTTGCCGGCCGCATGGGTATCCAATGGATGCGCGATGAGCTGGAGGACCTTGCCTTCCGCACCTTGAAGCCGGAAGCCTTCGAGACGATCAACAAGCGTCTCGAAGAGGTTACGCGGAACAACGGCCAGCTTATCGAAGCGATCGAGAATGACCTCACGGCCCGGCTCGCGGACCGGGCCATTCCCGCCGTCGTAACCGGCCGGCGCAAGCGGCCTTATTCTATCTGGCGGAAGATGGAGCGGAAATCCGTCGCCTTTGAGCAATTGTCGGACATCTTTGCCTTCCGCATCATCGTCAAGACGATCGACGACTGCTACCGCGCGCTCGGCGTCGTCCATACCACCTGGCCCATGGTGCCGGGCCGCTACAAGGACTACGTCTCGACCCCCAAGCAGAACGACTATCGCTCCATCCACACGACAGTGATCGGTCCGGGCCATCAGCGCGTCGAGTTGCAGCTGCGCACCGAGGAAATGGATGCGATCGCCGAGTACGGCATCGCGGCCCACTCAGCCTACAAGGAAGGCGGTTCGAGCGCAGCGCAAGGCGCCGGCGAAAGCCGAGCCTACCAGTGGTTACGGCGCACGGTTGATCTTCTCGCGGAAGGAGACAATCCGGAAGAGTTCCTTGAGCATACCAAGCTGGAACTTTTTCACGACCAGGTGTTCTGCTTTACGCCGAAGGGCCGCCTGATCGCCCTGCCCCGACGGGCAACGCCCATTGACTTCGCCTATGCCGTACACACGGACGTCGGGAATACGGCTGTGGGGTGCAAGATCAACGGCCGCATCGCCCCGTTGCTCTCCGAATTGCAGAACGGCGACGAGGTCGAAATCATTCGGGCCCAGGAGCAGGTCCCGCCGGCAGCTTGGGAATCGCTGGTCACGACCGGCAAGGCGCGCGCCGCCATCCGGCGTGCCACCCGCACCGCCGTGAGGCGGCAATATGCGGGCCTCGGTCGCCAGATCATCGAACGCGCCTTCGAGCGCGCGGGCAAAGCCTTCGGCGAAGATAAGCTGAAGGCCGCCTTGCCGCGCCTCGCCCGCATCTCCGTGGAGGACGTGCTGGCTTCTGTCGGCCGGGGCGAGATGTTTTCCGGGGACGTGGTGAAAGCCGTCTATCCCGAATTCAAGGACGAGCGCCGGCCGACCGTGGACGGTGCTGTCGGCCACGGATGGTTCGGCCTGAAGAGCGATACGTCCTTCAAGTTCAAGGTTCCCGGCGGCCCCGAAAACGCAGGAGATGGTTACGCCATTCCCATCCGCGGCATCGCCAGCGACCTCCCTGTGCGCTTTGCGCCAGCTGGCGGCGCGGTTCCTGGCGACCGCATCGTGGGCATTCTGACGCCGGGCGAAGGCGTGACGATCTATCCGATCCAGTCACCCGCGCTCGCGGACGTGGAGAACGAGCCGGATCGATGGCTCGATGTGCGGTGGGACATCGATGAACACAACGCGCAGCGTTTTCCGGCGCGCATCAAGCTCAATTCCATCAACGAACCCGGATCGCTCGCCCAGATCACTCAAGTGATTGCTGAACACGACGGCAATATCGAGAACATAGGGATGAGCCGCCGGACGCCCGATTTCACCGATCTCGTCATCGACTTGTCGGTGTGGGATTTGAAACATCTCAACGCGATCATCAGCGAACTGCGGGCAAAGCCTGTTGTCAGCAAAATTGAGCGCAGCGTCGGCTAA
- the rpoZ gene encoding DNA-directed RNA polymerase subunit omega: protein MARVTVEDCIDKVENRFELVLLASHRARLISAGAPLTIDRDRDKNPVVALREIADSKLTPEDLKEDLIHSMQKYVEVDEPEANEVPLLAPSTGSGGSDDPDIAFDRMSEEDLLRGLEGLVPPAGSDDDE, encoded by the coding sequence ATGGCTCGCGTCACCGTCGAAGATTGCATCGACAAGGTCGAGAACCGTTTCGAGCTCGTTCTCCTCGCCAGCCACCGCGCGCGGCTGATCTCCGCTGGCGCGCCGCTGACCATCGATCGCGACAGGGACAAAAATCCGGTCGTCGCGTTGCGTGAGATCGCCGATTCCAAGCTCACGCCTGAAGATCTGAAGGAAGACCTGATCCATTCCATGCAGAAATACGTGGAAGTGGACGAGCCGGAAGCCAATGAAGTGCCTCTGCTGGCGCCATCGACCGGTTCGGGCGGTAGCGACGACCCGGATATCGCCTTCGATCGCATGAGCGAGGAAGACCTGCTGCGCGGCCTCGAAGGCCTCGTGCCACCGGCCGGCAGCGACGACGACGAATAG